A region from the uncultured Macellibacteroides sp. genome encodes:
- a CDS encoding DUF4221 family protein encodes MKNTTVFILLLTFLLCCNNKDESRSTSNTIKDEIYCVNVSSPQETDNLFLQAYSSGICRSTSAEIEGKSIFFGYNKKLHSIDMINLSEKKPFKQILLSKDGPNSVGLMIVGIAYYDGSIIVDDSYYYYKIDLNGKVLFKTSKSELLDSLVKDYTFNKVMPIMWMGYRFLLMDPIKGEFAVTLYPFSNPDNSLPLYVAIVSADSWKVTSLIKIPFPDFIKAEGDMYELNVLNAQPVKNKIVYNYPASSKIFVYDRITKALNVIDFKTKLSKSFNKPIDKFGIDKSRASMFFGYYYPLYYDAYRDVFWRLNVGEINERGKYLNRSYALSRISGDFLDYKEIELPSDLLDTEVIITEDRVLFGFNEWSNQLSTDSVKFYSISPTI; translated from the coding sequence ATGAAAAATACTACAGTATTTATTTTATTATTGACATTCCTTCTATGTTGTAATAACAAGGATGAAAGTCGAAGCACTTCAAATACAATAAAGGATGAAATCTATTGTGTAAATGTTAGTTCTCCTCAAGAAACCGACAACTTGTTTTTGCAAGCATACTCGTCAGGGATATGTAGATCTACTTCAGCCGAGATAGAGGGAAAAAGTATATTTTTCGGATATAATAAGAAGCTTCACTCAATTGATATGATTAATCTGAGTGAAAAAAAACCTTTTAAACAAATACTCTTAAGTAAGGATGGGCCCAATTCAGTTGGACTTATGATTGTTGGTATAGCCTATTATGATGGTTCTATTATTGTTGATGATTCTTATTACTATTATAAAATAGATTTAAATGGAAAGGTTCTTTTTAAAACTTCAAAGAGCGAATTACTTGACTCACTTGTTAAAGATTATACGTTCAATAAAGTAATGCCAATCATGTGGATGGGGTATAGATTTTTACTAATGGACCCTATTAAAGGAGAATTCGCCGTCACCTTGTATCCATTTAGTAATCCTGATAATTCTTTGCCATTGTATGTTGCTATTGTTTCTGCTGATTCATGGAAGGTTACTTCATTAATAAAAATACCGTTCCCTGATTTTATTAAAGCGGAAGGGGATATGTATGAATTAAATGTTTTGAATGCGCAGCCAGTAAAGAATAAGATTGTATATAATTACCCGGCTTCAAGCAAAATATTTGTTTATGATCGTATCACAAAAGCTCTTAATGTGATAGATTTTAAAACGAAATTGAGCAAATCGTTTAATAAACCTATTGATAAATTTGGAATAGATAAGTCTAGGGCTAGTATGTTCTTCGGATATTATTATCCTCTTTACTATGATGCATACCGTGATGTTTTTTGGAGATTAAATGTTGGTGAGATAAATGAGAGAGGTAAGTATCTGAATAGAAGTTATGCGTTGTCGAGAATTTCGGGCGACTTTTTAGATTATAAAGAAATTGAGCTCCCGTCTGATCTGTTAGATACAGAGGTTATTATTACGGAAGATAGGGTTTTGTTCGGCTTTAATGAATGGAGTAATCAATTGAGCACTGATAGTGTTAAATTTTATTCAATAAGTCCAACTATTTGA
- a CDS encoding 6-bladed beta-propeller: MKKLLSLLLILFTSCIFTNRDEKLTRIVLNSTSDIDLKFEYPLEKISDSVVPIPLETNDQCLIKEITDIQESKGFLWIVSDGKLYQFTSNGRFVKMIGTVGQGPEEYISAWDMQVNNQQEQVIILDYFGRKIMTYNFEGQLLSTQSLPEGYAYNAIYGKGSNLYLYSISNSVFPDLLLYKGDQHSDTISISERTMGKEGFLGNTFMYSVNDETGLYHYFNDTIYRVQDNKLVPKYLLDLGKLKYSFAETELGEDFNPKLKIAGSRLQVTDCYETSDFLFLHYMLNEFEGVKSVSFMFLYDKNSGIKYDHVNLVYSGIPEFSIRNGKKIKYSDYSNSLFASFQIEEIKHFSEKIGAEITDNPVIVKYHLK, encoded by the coding sequence ATGAAAAAATTACTTAGTTTACTCCTGATTCTTTTTACTAGTTGTATCTTTACTAATAGGGATGAAAAGCTTACCCGGATAGTCCTTAATAGCACATCGGATATTGACCTGAAATTTGAGTATCCGTTAGAAAAAATAAGTGATAGTGTTGTTCCAATTCCATTGGAGACAAATGACCAATGTCTGATTAAAGAAATAACTGATATCCAGGAAAGTAAGGGGTTTTTATGGATTGTATCCGATGGAAAATTATATCAATTTACAAGTAACGGCAGGTTTGTTAAGATGATTGGTACGGTTGGACAAGGACCGGAAGAATATATATCTGCCTGGGATATGCAAGTAAATAATCAGCAAGAACAAGTGATTATCCTCGATTACTTCGGAAGAAAAATAATGACCTATAATTTTGAAGGTCAGCTGTTAAGTACCCAATCTTTACCTGAAGGGTATGCATATAATGCTATATACGGTAAAGGAAGTAACTTATATTTATACTCAATTTCCAACTCTGTATTTCCGGATTTGCTTCTTTATAAAGGAGATCAACATTCCGACACAATTTCTATTTCAGAGCGAACAATGGGGAAAGAAGGCTTTTTGGGAAATACTTTCATGTATAGCGTAAATGATGAAACTGGATTGTATCATTACTTTAATGATACGATCTATAGGGTTCAAGACAATAAATTAGTTCCGAAATACTTATTGGATTTAGGAAAGCTAAAATATTCATTTGCAGAAACCGAATTGGGCGAGGACTTTAACCCTAAGCTAAAGATAGCGGGAAGCCGTCTACAGGTAACGGATTGCTATGAAACATCAGATTTCCTATTTCTTCATTATATGCTCAATGAATTTGAAGGAGTAAAAAGTGTATCATTCATGTTTTTGTACGATAAAAATAGTGGCATAAAATACGATCATGTTAACCTTGTTTATTCTGGAATTCCAGAGTTTTCTATCCGGAACGGTAAAAAAATAAAATACTCTGATTATTCGAATAGTTTATTTGCCTCATTCCAAATTGAAGAAATTAAACATTTCTCTGAGAAAATAGGTGCTGAAATAACTGATAATCCCGTAATTGTAAAATACCATTTAAAATGA
- a CDS encoding 6-bladed beta-propeller translates to MKLRWWLLIAFTFMMFSLVGQHVVNIDLTKAKHVKVEINKLYDRIEYVPLELSPKALIKIKSASYYLSEKYIIAMNYFVGAYLFDRKSGKFIREVSRFGSGPKEYTFRMINYYGFDEVNNILFADDWNKWKGFNINTNEVATIIKKPTYKNKKKNLTIYSPWRLGKDKYVSFVNNMTGNDPVKLVIYNKDGVALKSYSNDKHYKDVNNERPFDYGIFYNYKNVTYFKESGYNSTVYSVSEKGMFPHIIFNLGNKEPSYLNREEKNFNKDKFFIDFVHETDSYVLFNYYILPDYYSQRIYYTGYFDKNNKQTYICDNGKENSGYYKSNLPPMLPRYITSKGEVMFIIDPSELIEYRDKERKTDNKIQPLLATIKEDDNPIVVIARAI, encoded by the coding sequence ATGAAACTCCGATGGTGGTTACTTATAGCTTTTACATTTATGATGTTTTCTCTTGTGGGGCAACACGTAGTCAATATTGATTTAACGAAGGCTAAACATGTAAAAGTTGAAATAAATAAGCTTTACGATCGAATAGAGTATGTCCCTTTGGAATTATCACCTAAAGCCTTGATAAAAATTAAGAGTGCATCCTATTATTTATCGGAAAAGTATATTATAGCCATGAACTATTTTGTTGGAGCTTATTTGTTTGATAGAAAATCGGGTAAATTTATAAGAGAAGTTAGCAGGTTTGGTTCTGGGCCTAAAGAGTATACTTTTAGAATGATTAATTATTATGGTTTTGATGAAGTTAATAATATTCTTTTTGCAGATGATTGGAATAAATGGAAAGGATTCAATATAAATACCAATGAAGTAGCGACTATTATTAAGAAACCTACGTACAAGAACAAAAAAAAGAACCTTACAATCTATTCTCCATGGCGTTTGGGCAAAGATAAATACGTGAGCTTTGTAAATAATATGACAGGAAATGATCCTGTCAAACTGGTCATTTACAACAAAGATGGTGTAGCTTTAAAATCATACTCGAATGATAAACATTACAAAGATGTAAATAATGAGAGACCTTTTGATTATGGGATTTTTTACAATTACAAGAACGTAACTTATTTTAAAGAGTCAGGTTATAACAGTACGGTCTATTCTGTTAGTGAAAAAGGGATGTTTCCACATATTATTTTTAATTTGGGAAACAAAGAGCCTTCTTATTTGAATAGAGAAGAAAAGAATTTTAATAAAGACAAATTCTTTATCGACTTTGTTCATGAAACAGACTCTTATGTGCTATTTAATTATTACATACTTCCAGATTATTATAGTCAACGTATTTATTATACAGGTTACTTTGATAAAAATAATAAGCAGACTTATATCTGTGATAATGGAAAAGAAAATTCTGGTTATTATAAAAGTAACTTGCCACCAATGTTACCTCGATATATTACCAGCAAAGGTGAAGTGATGTTCATAATTGATCCCTCGGAATTAATTGAATATCGCGATAAAGAGAGAAAAACTGATAATAAGATTCAACCACTTTTAGCAACGATTAAAGAGGATGATAATCCGATCGTTGTAATAGCTCGTGCTATATAA
- a CDS encoding GNAT family protein — protein sequence MTHTIKTERLIIRLARSEDAEAIFSYRSDCLENRYQGWIPNSVDEVRGYIINMPNTIDVANLCFQFVIMTVEENRLIGDMGISFTNHDNMQAEIGCTLNKAFQNKGYATEAMKGMVDYLFITMKKRRIIASVDPRNTASIRLIERIWFRKEAHFKESYYLRGEWVDDLIYAKLKEEWTIQRL from the coding sequence ATGACACACACTATTAAAACAGAAAGATTAATCATCCGACTTGCTCGATCGGAAGATGCAGAGGCTATTTTTTCTTATCGTTCTGATTGTTTAGAAAACAGATATCAAGGATGGATTCCAAATTCAGTTGATGAAGTTCGTGGTTATATAATCAATATGCCTAACACTATTGATGTAGCGAATTTATGCTTTCAGTTTGTCATTATGACTGTTGAAGAAAACCGATTAATTGGTGATATGGGTATCAGCTTTACAAATCATGACAATATGCAAGCCGAAATTGGTTGTACATTAAACAAAGCTTTCCAAAATAAAGGTTATGCAACGGAGGCAATGAAAGGAATGGTTGATTACCTTTTTATAACTATGAAAAAACGCAGAATTATTGCATCTGTCGATCCGAGAAACACAGCTTCTATTCGATTAATAGAGCGGATTTGGTTCAGAAAGGAAGCTCATTTCAAGGAAAGTTACTATTTGCGTGGAGAATGGGTCGATGATTTAATTTATGCAAAACTTAAAGAAGAGTGGACTATCCAACGTTTATAA
- a CDS encoding helix-turn-helix domain-containing protein, translating to MDIFVSMYERKLPLNLKCGLDLIGEVLYGKWKIRLLWFIHEGYKRPSELQRKIPDASRRVLNLQLNELEEHELITKKIYPVVPPKVEYSLTEFGETLIPIISVLGQWGDEHQERLRHLILKRLGQLPEE from the coding sequence ATGGATATATTTGTATCTATGTACGAAAGAAAGCTACCTTTAAATTTAAAATGTGGACTTGATCTGATTGGTGAAGTCCTTTACGGCAAATGGAAAATCCGCTTATTGTGGTTTATTCATGAGGGATATAAACGCCCAAGTGAATTACAACGTAAAATTCCAGATGCTTCCAGAAGAGTTCTGAATTTACAGTTGAACGAGTTGGAAGAACACGAGTTAATTACTAAAAAGATTTATCCGGTAGTTCCCCCAAAGGTAGAATACAGCCTGACTGAATTTGGAGAAACTTTGATCCCGATAATTTCTGTCTTAGGTCAGTGGGGCGACGAACATCAGGAACGTCTCCGACATCTAATATTGAAACGATTAGGACAATTGCCAGAGGAATGA
- a CDS encoding SDR family NAD(P)-dependent oxidoreductase produces MGQKFSFESELTGKIALVTGGTKGTGKAIAERLLKAGATVVISARNAPEEMEKFLSDDLHNPKTLRNL; encoded by the coding sequence ATGGGACAAAAATTTAGTTTTGAAAGCGAACTGACCGGCAAAATAGCGTTAGTTACAGGTGGTACAAAAGGTACAGGAAAAGCAATTGCTGAACGGTTATTAAAAGCAGGTGCAACCGTTGTCATTTCAGCCAGGAATGCACCTGAAGAGATGGAGAAATTCCTATCGGACGACCTGCACAACCCGAAGACATTGAGGAATTTGTAG
- a CDS encoding nuclear transport factor 2 family protein, which translates to MDLKLPKVVSDLLTAQKNYDSDAYSNCFSETALVIDEEKEYQGKMAIKNWIEDANQQFKITMEPIKYAEIDSTAILTAVISGDFDGSPVALDYHLQTKDNIITRLEITLSKAE; encoded by the coding sequence ATGGATTTAAAATTACCGAAAGTCGTTTCAGACTTACTTACAGCACAGAAGAATTATGACAGTGATGCCTATTCCAACTGTTTCTCAGAAACAGCACTTGTCATTGACGAAGAAAAGGAGTACCAGGGTAAAATGGCAATAAAGAATTGGATTGAAGACGCAAATCAACAATTCAAAATAACAATGGAGCCAATTAAATATGCTGAAATTGATTCAACGGCTATTCTTACGGCTGTTATTTCAGGAGATTTTGATGGTAGTCCGGTTGCTTTGGATTATCATTTGCAAACAAAGGACAATATAATAACTCGTTTAGAAATTACGCTAAGCAAAGCTGAATAA
- a CDS encoding sugar O-acetyltransferase, whose amino-acid sequence MTEREKMLAGEIYDCGDEQLIERWHLAKQLQKKYSETDSRDRDTLNAILDELIGRRGDNVWIAAPFFVDYGENIYIGNNVEINMNCVFLDCNRISIGNNSGIGPGVHIYTVTHPVNPKERLPENSQFWKSYTAPVTIGNNVWIGGGSIILPGVTIGDNTTIGAGSVVTKSIPDNCVAAGNPCRIIRKIEE is encoded by the coding sequence ATGACAGAACGAGAAAAAATGCTCGCCGGAGAGATATACGACTGCGGTGACGAACAATTGATTGAGCGTTGGCATCTTGCCAAGCAACTTCAAAAGAAATATTCTGAGACTGACAGCAGAGACAGAGATACTCTAAACGCTATTTTAGATGAATTAATTGGCCGTCGGGGGGATAATGTTTGGATAGCCGCCCCATTTTTTGTGGATTATGGCGAGAATATCTACATAGGAAACAATGTGGAGATAAATATGAACTGTGTCTTTTTGGACTGCAACCGAATATCTATTGGTAATAATAGTGGCATAGGCCCGGGAGTACATATCTATACAGTTACTCATCCGGTGAATCCGAAGGAACGGTTGCCGGAAAATAGTCAATTTTGGAAATCATATACTGCTCCGGTTACAATTGGTAATAATGTATGGATTGGAGGAGGGTCAATTATATTGCCGGGAGTTACAATCGGTGATAACACAACTATCGGAGCCGGTAGCGTAGTTACTAAGTCAATTCCTGATAATTGTGTTGCAGCAGGTAACCCTTGTAGAATAATCCGGAAAATTGAAGAGTAA
- a CDS encoding ABC transporter ATP-binding protein, with product MDIEIKKLKKQYDNQIVLDIDSLSIPRGELIGLVGNNGAGKTTLLRLISDLSKATSGRVLIKGNDVSRSEAWKQYTSSYIDKNFLIDFLTAAEYFEFIAASYNISKHELDISLASLADFMRGELLNKNKYIRDHSIGNQQKIGIIAAIISNPDILVLDEPFNFLDPTSQHFICNYLKNINQNKGATMIISSHNLELIYDVSSRIILLDSGRVIKDVVADNTEQRDEINTYFKV from the coding sequence ATGGATATTGAAATTAAAAAGCTAAAAAAACAATACGATAATCAGATCGTTTTAGATATTGATTCACTTTCTATTCCTCGTGGTGAGCTTATTGGCTTGGTAGGCAACAATGGAGCTGGAAAAACAACTTTACTAAGATTAATTTCGGATCTTAGTAAAGCAACTTCGGGACGAGTTCTGATAAAAGGAAATGATGTAAGTAGATCTGAAGCGTGGAAACAATATACATCATCTTATATCGATAAAAATTTCTTAATCGATTTTTTAACTGCAGCAGAGTACTTTGAATTTATTGCAGCAAGTTATAATATTAGTAAACATGAATTAGATATAAGTTTAGCTAGTTTAGCTGATTTTATGAGAGGAGAATTACTAAATAAAAATAAATATATACGCGATCATTCTATTGGAAATCAACAGAAAATAGGTATTATAGCTGCAATTATAAGTAATCCGGATATATTAGTATTGGATGAGCCGTTTAATTTTTTAGACCCTACTTCACAGCATTTTATTTGTAACTATCTTAAAAACATAAATCAGAACAAAGGAGCTACAATGATTATTTCAAGTCATAATTTAGAGTTAATTTACGATGTATCATCTCGCATAATTTTACTTGATAGTGGAAGAGTAATTAAAGATGTTGTTGCCGATAATACAGAACAAAGAGATGAAATAAATACTTATTTTAAGGTCTAG
- a CDS encoding DUF5687 family protein — protein MNFIFLLRLSWKSARRNNSFGNDILDFLFKYIFLISILLIFYIAGSLLTKYGYDFLSNKANPLEFIYFYSSIAILIDLILKIMFKRTSFRFAFIQQLPNTKRSIKAYWILNELFSAWNIYLILFLFSFITNHIYPKEGIIKTIIFILNLFFLQLVAGQFASIIQYRRKVSVCILAIIATCLLLQVIHIYTDLEIEMNIIKQIALVISSFSVAVLLLNVSYNYIKYCTENTYSTNIRFNTLMGVSLKGNLFKYNILFLRMLFRSPRMRQELIIAILLTVLYFFVYTKFDDRSMLSVFSMNVIFSSIIFIILFLVLNQHIFSAEASFFDKLSLLPDMRKLLLSRYLIFVIASVFIYFIWFLLYSDTKSIFQTTAIYVYSLGPILVSSFGSILFANHKIDLFGSNMRLAANSTTSQSLFIILIYSFWIGLVNILNIYYPYITYKFMFITGCLFIILSPYILNYIYFLFNKNRYSKLSKYRKK, from the coding sequence ATGAATTTCATTTTCCTATTGCGATTATCATGGAAGTCTGCGAGACGTAATAACTCATTTGGTAATGATATCTTAGATTTTTTATTCAAATATATTTTTTTAATATCAATTTTGTTAATCTTTTACATAGCAGGCTCATTATTAACAAAATATGGATATGATTTTTTGTCAAATAAAGCGAATCCACTGGAGTTTATCTATTTTTATTCTTCAATTGCAATTTTGATAGATTTAATTTTAAAGATTATGTTCAAAAGAACATCTTTTAGATTTGCATTCATACAACAATTACCCAATACAAAAAGAAGTATTAAAGCATATTGGATTTTAAATGAATTGTTTTCTGCATGGAATATTTATTTAATTCTATTTTTATTCTCTTTTATTACTAATCACATCTATCCGAAAGAAGGTATTATTAAAACAATTATCTTCATTTTAAATTTATTTTTCTTGCAGTTGGTGGCAGGACAATTTGCCAGTATAATTCAATATAGAAGAAAGGTAAGTGTTTGCATATTAGCAATAATCGCAACCTGTTTATTGCTGCAAGTGATTCATATTTATACAGATTTAGAAATTGAAATGAACATAATTAAGCAAATAGCTTTAGTAATCTCATCTTTTTCTGTTGCAGTTTTATTATTAAACGTTAGCTATAACTACATTAAATACTGTACTGAAAATACATATAGTACAAATATTAGATTTAATACCCTAATGGGTGTTTCTCTAAAAGGCAACTTATTTAAGTATAATATACTTTTCTTAAGGATGCTCTTTAGGTCGCCCCGTATGAGGCAAGAATTGATCATTGCTATATTATTAACAGTTCTATATTTCTTTGTATATACAAAATTTGACGATCGCTCTATGCTAAGTGTTTTTAGTATGAATGTAATTTTCTCTTCTATCATTTTTATTATATTGTTTTTAGTTTTAAATCAACATATATTTTCTGCTGAAGCTTCGTTTTTTGATAAATTATCTCTTTTGCCAGATATGCGTAAATTGTTATTATCCAGATATTTGATTTTTGTTATAGCCTCAGTGTTTATTTATTTTATTTGGTTTTTATTATATTCTGATACGAAGTCAATATTTCAAACAACAGCAATCTATGTATACTCACTGGGGCCTATTTTAGTATCAAGTTTTGGAAGTATCTTATTTGCTAACCATAAAATTGATTTATTTGGTTCAAACATGAGATTGGCTGCTAATTCAACAACAAGTCAATCTCTTTTTATTATTCTTATTTATTCATTTTGGATAGGATTGGTAAATATTCTAAATATTTACTATCCATATATTACCTATAAATTTATGTTTATTACGGGATGTTTATTTATTATACTGTCACCTTATATCTTAAACTATATTTATTTTTTATTTAACAAGAATAGATATTCTAAGTTAAGCAAATACAGAAAAAAGTAA
- a CDS encoding ATP-binding cassette domain-containing protein: protein MQTQLEVDSVMKMYGETTILADVYLSCFPGDIIGLFGRNGTGKSTLLKIIFGSLKGDRSCIRINGTIQKHGTYRTGLLAFLPQDGYLLPELSLAKCVELLLPKEHRKDFFADKHLFKIRRSKVSEMSGGEQRYAEIKLILWGKAPFILLDEPFQGLSPIVSESVREHIKIASQTKGIILTDHNFREVHKCVNRIMLLNDCYLKEVREPSDLIPFGYYEND, encoded by the coding sequence ATGCAGACACAGCTTGAGGTTGATAGTGTAATGAAGATGTATGGAGAAACAACCATTCTGGCAGATGTATATCTTTCGTGCTTTCCGGGAGATATTATCGGATTATTCGGTCGAAATGGAACAGGAAAATCTACGCTGCTTAAAATAATATTCGGATCGTTGAAAGGAGATCGAAGTTGTATACGAATAAACGGAACAATTCAAAAACATGGGACCTACCGCACGGGCTTACTTGCTTTCCTGCCCCAAGATGGTTATCTACTACCTGAATTGTCGTTGGCTAAATGTGTAGAATTACTTTTACCCAAAGAACATAGAAAAGATTTCTTTGCTGATAAACACCTTTTTAAAATCAGAAGATCCAAAGTTTCTGAAATGTCTGGCGGCGAACAAAGATATGCCGAGATTAAACTTATTTTATGGGGTAAAGCTCCATTTATTTTATTGGATGAACCGTTTCAAGGCCTCTCCCCCATTGTTTCCGAATCCGTCAGAGAGCATATTAAAATCGCTTCCCAAACCAAAGGAATTATCTTAACCGATCATAATTTCCGTGAAGTGCATAAATGTGTAAACCGCATCATGCTGCTAAACGATTGTTATTTGAAAGAAGTACGGGAACCGAGTGATTTAATTCCCTTTGGATATTACGAAAACGACTGA
- a CDS encoding DUF169 domain-containing protein — protein MEVKVFIHNFREAFGVTANLPFVFWYSDIPIAEDIEKINGCFFKSFDKLKEGEQISLSTERIGCMGGKFYTGFSEMHERIPNFVSLKEKYKKTPEMVIDFIQRMKVPSTDKIYLNISPIDKINSFDNILGIIFFAAPDVLSGLASWTFFDNNADDAIVTKFGSGCSSIFTDTVVENSNNGRRTFLGLFDPSVRRYIEPDILSFAIPMSRFKEMYFTMRESCLFDTPAWSKVRNRINNEME, from the coding sequence ATGGAAGTCAAGGTATTTATTCATAATTTCAGGGAAGCGTTTGGTGTAACGGCTAACCTACCTTTTGTATTCTGGTACTCAGATATCCCTATTGCCGAGGATATAGAAAAAATAAACGGATGCTTTTTTAAGTCATTTGACAAACTTAAGGAAGGAGAGCAAATCAGTTTAAGTACGGAAAGGATTGGTTGTATGGGTGGCAAATTCTATACTGGCTTTTCCGAAATGCATGAAAGAATACCCAATTTTGTTTCCCTTAAGGAAAAATACAAGAAAACGCCTGAGATGGTTATTGACTTCATACAGAGAATGAAAGTGCCATCGACCGACAAGATTTATCTGAACATCTCTCCTATTGATAAAATCAACAGCTTCGACAATATACTTGGTATTATCTTCTTTGCTGCCCCGGATGTACTTTCCGGACTTGCATCGTGGACTTTTTTTGATAATAATGCAGACGATGCCATCGTTACGAAGTTTGGCTCCGGATGTTCATCCATTTTTACGGATACGGTAGTAGAAAATAGCAATAACGGCAGACGGACTTTTTTAGGTTTATTTGACCCGTCGGTCCGCCGCTATATAGAACCTGATATTTTAAGTTTTGCTATTCCTATGTCCCGATTTAAAGAGATGTATTTTACCATGCGCGAGAGTTGCTTGTTTGACACTCCCGCCTGGAGTAAAGTACGTAACCGTATTAATAATGAAATGGAATAA
- a CDS encoding alpha/beta fold hydrolase, which produces MKKNYIALYLFFSFFFSINAQTIESSINLEEQFSFKTYDNKLLSGTLTIPEKNDSATPIVIFVCSPLPSDRNYHGLFSEMADSLAQNGITSLRFDNRSFSDSTSRKKDLDKYTMYDVAKDVHDAYLSLRNDSRFTNSPIGLVGHSEGGASCAIEAAQNSDISFIITLSTMGISGKEIVYYQSTLPLAFLNQSFSCDERNDIIRLMYNSINIIDENQGDNTIKRKLEKYYNSYYTSSKNPQKEFGKLTKEQFIDTSIKAWMTPRKLCYIKYNPEKYFSKIKCPVLVICGMEDDRIDWKSNLDGIERIFLKNNKQNYKIVSIPGVNHSYEETNGKIPSFVSIQKKDPSKKDWGKGFQELNLSIYEWINNLK; this is translated from the coding sequence ATGAAAAAAAATTATATCGCGTTATATCTCTTTTTTTCTTTCTTTTTTTCGATTAATGCTCAAACAATAGAATCTTCGATAAACTTGGAGGAGCAATTTTCATTTAAAACATATGATAATAAACTTTTGTCGGGGACCTTAACTATTCCGGAAAAGAATGACTCTGCTACTCCTATTGTAATATTTGTATGCTCACCATTGCCTAGTGATAGAAATTATCATGGTTTATTTTCTGAAATGGCAGATTCTCTTGCACAAAATGGGATAACATCATTGCGATTTGATAATAGATCTTTTTCTGATTCAACATCACGGAAGAAAGATCTAGATAAATATACCATGTACGATGTAGCAAAAGACGTACATGATGCCTATTTGTCTCTTCGCAATGATAGTCGATTTACAAATTCTCCAATTGGATTAGTAGGGCACAGTGAGGGGGGAGCTTCGTGTGCTATTGAAGCTGCACAAAATTCTGATATATCATTTATTATTACACTGTCCACAATGGGAATATCTGGAAAAGAGATTGTATATTATCAATCTACTTTGCCTTTAGCTTTTCTTAATCAATCCTTTAGTTGCGATGAACGCAATGATATTATAAGACTAATGTACAATTCAATAAATATTATTGATGAAAACCAGGGAGATAACACTATAAAGAGAAAATTAGAAAAATATTATAATTCATATTATACTTCCTCGAAAAATCCTCAGAAAGAATTTGGAAAACTAACAAAAGAACAATTTATTGATACTTCAATAAAAGCCTGGATGACACCAAGAAAATTGTGTTATATAAAATACAATCCTGAAAAATATTTTTCTAAAATAAAGTGCCCTGTATTGGTAATTTGTGGAATGGAAGATGATAGAATAGATTGGAAATCTAATCTTGATGGTATTGAACGTATTTTTCTCAAAAACAACAAGCAGAATTATAAAATAGTAAGTATTCCTGGTGTTAATCATTCATACGAAGAAACTAATGGGAAAATACCCTCCTTTGTTAGTATACAAAAAAAAGATCCCAGCAAAAAAGACTGGGGAAAGGGGTTTCAAGAATTAAACCTATCAATTTACGAATGGATCAATAATTTGAAA